Proteins encoded within one genomic window of Mycolicibacterium aubagnense:
- a CDS encoding LLM class F420-dependent oxidoreductase, with translation MTHPIRIGVQLQPQHAPNYGLMRDAVRRSEDLGVDVAFNWDHFFPLYGDPDGAHYECWTMLGAWAEQTSRIEIGALVTCNSYRNPELLADMARTVDNISDGRLILGIGSGWKEKDYDEYGYEFGTAGSRLDDLAAAMPRIIARLGKLNPAPVREIPILIGGQGERKTLKLVAQYAQMWHSFTTASTYPEKAAVLDRHCADVGRDPSTIVRSAGVDDSGDGLLANAEALVALGVSLLTVGVNGPDYDLGHAEALCRWRDSR, from the coding sequence ATGACCCATCCCATTCGCATCGGGGTTCAACTGCAGCCCCAGCACGCCCCCAACTACGGCTTGATGCGCGACGCGGTGCGTCGCTCCGAGGATCTCGGCGTCGACGTCGCCTTCAACTGGGACCACTTCTTCCCGTTGTACGGCGACCCCGACGGCGCGCACTACGAATGTTGGACCATGCTGGGCGCCTGGGCCGAGCAGACGTCGCGCATCGAGATCGGCGCGCTGGTCACCTGCAACTCGTACCGCAACCCGGAACTGCTGGCCGACATGGCGCGGACGGTCGACAACATCTCCGACGGGCGGCTGATCCTGGGCATCGGGTCCGGCTGGAAAGAGAAGGACTACGACGAGTACGGCTACGAATTCGGCACGGCCGGAAGCAGACTCGACGACCTGGCGGCGGCCATGCCGCGGATCATCGCGCGGCTGGGCAAGCTGAACCCGGCCCCGGTGCGCGAGATCCCGATCCTGATCGGCGGGCAGGGCGAGCGCAAGACGCTGAAGCTCGTCGCGCAGTACGCGCAGATGTGGCACAGCTTCACGACGGCGTCGACGTATCCCGAGAAGGCCGCCGTCCTGGACCGGCACTGCGCCGACGTCGGCCGTGATCCGTCCACCATCGTCCGCTCGGCCGGCGTGGACGACAGCGGCGATGGGCTGCTCGCCAACGCCGAAGCCCTTGTTGCGCTCGGTGTTTCATTGCTGACGGTGGGCGTCAACGGACCCGACTACGACCTCGGCCACGCCGAAGCCCTCTGCCGCTGGCGCGACAGCCGGTAG
- a CDS encoding ABC transporter substrate-binding protein/permease, which produces MTSFLRATVAILVALLVGSLCVGVPARATTDQCAPPGVQSASALPTNLATAAQGDGTDKYTTPGTQPLSTVRPEALGLGTPGVLTVGTLSDAPPSICINSNGEFTGFDNELLRAIAEKIGLRVNFVGTDFAGLLAQVAARRFDVGSSSITTTDARRRTVGFTNGYDFGYFSLVVPTGSAINGFGALKAGQRIGVVQGTVQEAYVVDTLHLEPVKFPDYATVYANIKTRQIDAWVAPSQQASGTVQPGDPARIVENTFSLDNFVAYAVAKENTPLINALNAGLDAVIADGTWAKLYANWVPRALPPGWKPGSKAAPLPQLPDFNAIAASHASAAPTSGPAPKSILSQLKDAFGDWQLYRQAIPDLFKTGLPNTLILTVSASIIGLIIGMALAIAGISRSRWLRWPARVYTDIFRGLPEVVIILVIGLGIGPVVGSLTGNNPYPLGIAALGLMAGAYIGEILRSGIQSVDAGQLEASRALGFGYPASMRLVVVPQGVRRVLPALMNQFISLLKASSLVYFLGLIASQRELFQVGRDLNAQTGNLSPLVASGLFYLALTVPLTHLVNYIDRRLSKGRPVEPETAVVTEEMI; this is translated from the coding sequence GTGACCTCTTTCCTGCGTGCAACGGTAGCGATACTGGTGGCACTCCTGGTCGGCTCACTGTGCGTGGGCGTCCCGGCCCGCGCCACCACCGACCAGTGCGCACCGCCCGGCGTGCAGAGCGCCAGCGCGCTGCCCACCAACCTGGCCACCGCCGCCCAGGGCGACGGCACCGACAAGTACACGACCCCTGGTACCCAACCGCTTTCGACGGTACGGCCCGAGGCCCTGGGCCTGGGCACGCCCGGTGTGCTGACCGTCGGCACGCTGTCCGACGCGCCGCCGAGCATCTGTATCAACTCCAATGGCGAGTTCACCGGGTTCGACAATGAGCTGCTGCGGGCTATCGCCGAGAAGATCGGACTCCGCGTCAACTTCGTCGGCACCGATTTCGCCGGGCTGCTGGCCCAGGTCGCGGCGCGCCGGTTCGACGTCGGATCGTCGTCCATCACCACGACCGACGCCCGCCGCCGCACCGTCGGATTCACCAATGGCTATGACTTCGGCTACTTTTCGCTCGTCGTGCCGACCGGGTCGGCGATCAACGGGTTCGGTGCGCTGAAGGCGGGACAGCGCATCGGCGTCGTGCAGGGCACCGTGCAGGAGGCCTACGTCGTCGACACCCTGCACCTGGAACCGGTGAAATTCCCGGACTACGCCACGGTGTACGCGAATATCAAGACCCGGCAGATCGACGCCTGGGTGGCGCCGTCGCAGCAGGCATCGGGCACGGTGCAACCCGGTGACCCGGCCCGGATCGTCGAAAACACCTTCAGCTTGGACAATTTCGTGGCCTACGCGGTCGCGAAGGAAAACACGCCGCTGATCAACGCGCTCAACGCCGGACTCGACGCGGTGATCGCCGACGGCACCTGGGCCAAGCTGTATGCCAACTGGGTGCCGCGCGCCCTGCCGCCGGGTTGGAAGCCCGGATCGAAGGCCGCGCCGCTGCCGCAACTACCCGACTTCAACGCCATCGCCGCCTCGCACGCGTCGGCGGCGCCGACGTCCGGCCCCGCGCCGAAATCCATACTGTCCCAATTGAAAGACGCGTTCGGAGACTGGCAGCTGTATCGACAGGCCATTCCGGATCTGTTCAAGACCGGGCTGCCCAACACCCTCATCCTGACCGTCAGCGCCAGCATCATCGGCCTGATCATCGGCATGGCGCTGGCCATCGCAGGGATCTCCCGGTCCCGCTGGCTACGCTGGCCGGCCCGGGTGTACACCGACATCTTCCGGGGCCTGCCCGAAGTCGTGATCATCCTGGTGATCGGGCTGGGCATCGGCCCGGTGGTGGGCTCGCTGACCGGAAACAATCCGTACCCCTTGGGAATTGCCGCGCTGGGGCTGATGGCCGGCGCCTATATCGGTGAGATTTTGCGCTCGGGTATTCAGAGTGTGGACGCCGGCCAGCTCGAGGCCTCGCGCGCGCTGGGCTTCGGCTACCCGGCGTCGATGCGCCTGGTCGTGGTGCCCCAGGGGGTGCGACGGGTACTGCCGGCACTGATGAACCAGTTCATCTCGCTGCTGAAAGCGTCGTCGCTGGTGTACTTCCTCGGGCTGATCGCCAGCCAGCGCGAGCTGTTCCAGGTCGGCCGCGACCTCAACGCGCAGACCGGAAACCTTTCTCCCCTCGTCGCTTCCGGTTTGTTCTACCTGGCCCTGACCGTTCCGCTGACCCATCTGGTCAACTACATCGACCGGCGACTGAGCAAGGGCCGGCCCGTCGAGCCTGAGACCGCTGTCGTGACCGAGGAGATGATATGA
- a CDS encoding amino acid ABC transporter ATP-binding protein has translation MTAPQPVSLAAKDIHLSFGATAVLRGVDLDVPAGTTTAVIGPSGSGKSTLLRTLNRLYEPDRGDILLDGRSVLKDNPDQLRQRIGMVFQHFNLFPHRTVLENVTLGPRKLKRLDAEAARDLGLKLLERVGLKHKADVRPATLSGGQQQRVAIARALAMDPQVMFFDEATSALDPELVKGILTLISELGADGMTMVVVTHEMGFARSAAESVVFMDGGRVIETGTPEQIFESAETQRLRQFLAQVV, from the coding sequence ATGACCGCGCCGCAGCCGGTTTCCCTGGCCGCCAAGGATATTCACCTGTCCTTCGGCGCCACCGCGGTGCTGCGCGGTGTCGACCTGGACGTCCCGGCCGGCACGACGACGGCCGTCATCGGACCCTCGGGCTCGGGTAAGTCGACCCTGCTGCGCACCCTGAACCGGTTGTACGAACCCGACCGCGGCGACATCCTGCTCGACGGGCGGTCGGTCCTCAAGGACAACCCCGATCAGCTGCGCCAGCGGATCGGCATGGTGTTCCAGCACTTCAACCTCTTCCCGCACCGGACGGTGCTGGAGAACGTCACACTCGGGCCCCGCAAACTCAAGCGCCTGGACGCCGAGGCCGCCCGCGACCTCGGCCTGAAACTGCTGGAACGGGTCGGGCTGAAACACAAGGCCGACGTCCGCCCCGCGACCCTCTCCGGTGGGCAACAGCAACGTGTCGCGATTGCGCGCGCCCTGGCCATGGACCCTCAGGTGATGTTCTTCGACGAGGCCACTTCGGCACTGGATCCGGAACTGGTCAAGGGCATCCTGACGCTCATCAGCGAACTCGGGGCGGACGGCATGACCATGGTGGTGGTCACTCACGAGATGGGTTTCGCCCGGTCAGCGGCAGAATCGGTGGTGTTCATGGACGGTGGCCGCGTGATCGAGACCGGAACGCCGGAGCAGATTTTCGAATCCGCCGAAACTCAACGTTTACGTCAATTTCTGGCGCAGGTCGTCTAA
- a CDS encoding MarR family winged helix-turn-helix transcriptional regulator, whose protein sequence is MSSTEPQVADLAGDLQQVLSKLFNVMRRRVEIPKDAEAGADLTLAQLSILLTLLDRGPIRMTELAAHERVRTPTTTVAIRRLEKLGLVKRSRDPSDLRAVLVNVTPRGLVQHREALEARRKVLIAMMAKLTPEDIDNISKALAPLEKLATSNDD, encoded by the coding sequence ATGTCGTCGACGGAGCCGCAGGTCGCGGACCTTGCAGGAGACCTGCAGCAGGTCCTCTCCAAGCTGTTCAACGTGATGCGCCGACGCGTCGAAATCCCGAAGGACGCCGAAGCCGGCGCCGATCTGACGTTGGCGCAGCTATCCATTCTGCTGACCCTGCTGGACCGCGGACCCATCCGGATGACGGAGTTGGCCGCGCACGAACGGGTCCGCACGCCCACCACCACGGTGGCGATCCGGCGGTTGGAGAAGCTGGGTCTGGTCAAACGGTCCCGTGACCCTTCCGACCTGCGCGCCGTCCTGGTGAACGTGACGCCGCGGGGACTCGTGCAACACCGTGAGGCACTCGAGGCCCGCCGCAAGGTGCTGATCGCGATGATGGCGAAGCTGACGCCCGAGGACATCGACAACATCTCCAAGGCCCTTGCGCCGCTGGAGAAGCTGGCCACCAGCAACGACGACTAG
- the ggh gene encoding glucosylglycerate hydrolase: MPPDHSFAPTQLSARAAYLLRGNDLGVMTTAAPLLYPHMWSWDAAFVSIGLASLTVERAVVELDTLLSAQWANGMIPHIVFANGVDGYFPGPARWETSTLAVNAPRNRETSGITQPPVHAIAVQRILDHARTRGRSTRVVAEAFLDRRWDDLVRWHRWLAEARDPQEHGRVTLYHGWESGMDNSPRWDSAYANVIPGAVPEYQREDNAIITDTSQRPSDVEYDRYLWLLEEMKSVRYDDALLPKVMSFQVEDVFVSAILSVACTVLAEIGEDYKRPNADVRELYSWAERFRQGVVATADDRTGAARDFDLRAGTWIQSETVAQFAPLLCGGLPHERERALLRLLEGPRFCAHPDLKYPLIPSTSPVSRDFRPREYWRGPVWPVMTWLFSWCFARRGWAERASILRREGLRQASDGTFAEYYEPFTGEPLGSMQQSWTAAAVLDWLG, from the coding sequence ATGCCACCCGACCACAGCTTCGCGCCCACCCAACTCTCCGCCCGCGCCGCCTACCTGTTGCGCGGTAATGACCTGGGTGTCATGACGACGGCAGCGCCGCTGCTGTACCCGCACATGTGGAGCTGGGACGCCGCGTTCGTGTCGATCGGTCTGGCGTCGCTGACCGTCGAGCGCGCCGTCGTCGAACTGGACACGTTGTTGTCGGCGCAGTGGGCCAACGGCATGATCCCGCACATCGTGTTCGCCAACGGGGTCGACGGCTACTTTCCCGGGCCGGCCAGGTGGGAGACCTCCACGCTCGCCGTCAACGCACCGCGCAATCGGGAGACTTCCGGGATCACCCAGCCGCCGGTGCATGCCATTGCGGTGCAACGCATTCTCGACCACGCCCGCACCCGCGGCAGGTCGACGCGCGTCGTCGCCGAGGCGTTTCTGGACCGCCGGTGGGACGACCTGGTGCGCTGGCACCGCTGGTTGGCTGAGGCGCGCGACCCGCAAGAGCACGGCCGGGTGACGCTGTATCACGGCTGGGAGTCCGGCATGGACAACTCGCCGCGGTGGGATAGCGCCTACGCCAACGTGATTCCGGGTGCGGTGCCGGAGTATCAGCGCGAGGACAACGCGATCATCACCGACACCAGCCAGCGGCCATCCGACGTCGAGTACGACCGCTACCTGTGGCTGCTCGAGGAGATGAAGTCCGTCCGGTACGACGACGCGCTGCTGCCGAAGGTGATGAGCTTTCAGGTCGAGGACGTCTTCGTCTCGGCCATCCTGTCGGTGGCGTGTACCGTGCTGGCCGAGATCGGCGAGGACTACAAACGGCCGAATGCCGATGTGCGCGAACTATATTCGTGGGCCGAACGGTTCCGGCAGGGCGTGGTCGCGACGGCCGACGACCGCACCGGAGCGGCCCGCGACTTCGATCTGCGGGCCGGCACATGGATTCAGAGTGAGACGGTGGCGCAGTTCGCGCCGCTGCTCTGCGGTGGCCTGCCGCATGAGCGCGAACGCGCGCTGCTGCGGTTGCTGGAGGGCCCGCGGTTCTGTGCGCATCCCGACCTCAAGTACCCGCTGATCCCCTCGACGTCACCGGTGTCCCGCGACTTCCGCCCGCGCGAGTACTGGCGCGGCCCGGTCTGGCCCGTGATGACGTGGCTGTTCTCGTGGTGCTTCGCGCGCCGCGGCTGGGCCGAGCGCGCCTCGATCCTGCGGCGGGAAGGCTTGCGGCAGGCCAGCGACGGCACGTTCGCCGAATACTACGAACCGTTCACGGGGGAACCGCTCGGCAGCATGCAGCAGTCGTGGACTGCCGCGGCCGTGCTGGACTGGCTGGGCTGA
- a CDS encoding SDR family oxidoreductase has translation MPTAMITGASRGLGMAIAEALAPTHTLFLAGRPSAELDAVAERLGATTWPMDLTDYEGVEAAVEPIVELDVLVHNAGVAYPGRVGESSIAEWRATMEVNVLGAVGLTLPLLPALRAARGQVIFVNSGAGRNPSPGLASYAASKFALRAFADALRADEPALRVTTVYPGRIDTDMQWNLVAYEGGEYQPERFLKPATVAQLIAQVVATPEDAHQHEVIIRPR, from the coding sequence ATGCCGACCGCAATGATCACCGGCGCTTCCCGGGGCCTCGGAATGGCCATCGCCGAAGCCCTCGCGCCGACGCACACCCTGTTTTTGGCCGGCCGGCCGTCGGCCGAACTCGACGCCGTGGCCGAGCGGCTGGGCGCAACCACCTGGCCCATGGACCTCACCGATTACGAAGGCGTCGAGGCGGCGGTCGAGCCGATCGTCGAGCTCGACGTGCTGGTTCACAACGCCGGTGTGGCGTACCCGGGCCGGGTCGGCGAGTCCTCCATCGCGGAGTGGCGGGCCACCATGGAAGTGAATGTGCTTGGCGCCGTGGGACTTACGCTGCCCCTGCTGCCGGCGTTGCGCGCGGCCCGGGGCCAGGTGATCTTCGTCAACTCCGGTGCCGGCCGCAACCCGTCACCCGGCCTGGCCTCGTATGCAGCAAGTAAGTTCGCGCTGCGCGCCTTCGCCGACGCCCTGCGCGCCGACGAACCGGCACTGCGGGTGACGACGGTGTACCCGGGCCGGATCGACACCGACATGCAGTGGAACCTGGTGGCGTATGAGGGCGGCGAATACCAGCCCGAGCGCTTCCTCAAGCCCGCCACCGTCGCCCAACTGATCGCTCAGGTGGTGGCCACGCCCGAGGACGCCCACCAGCACGAAGTGATCATCCGCCCCCGCTGA
- the leuS gene encoding leucine--tRNA ligase, whose product MAVDADSPQHRYTAELAGRIEADWQQVWTDRGTFHVPNPVGSLAPTDGSSVPADKMFVQDMFPYPSGDGLHVGHPLGYIATDVYARYFRMTGRNVLHALGFDAFGLPAEQYAVQTGTHPRTRTEANIVNFRRQLGRLGLGHDARRSFATTDTDFYKWTQWIFLQIYNAWFDVSRQKARPVAELIAEFDSGARTLDDGRDWSTLSAVERAEVVDSYRLVYRSDSMVNWCPGLGTVLANEEVTSDGRSERGNFPVFRKRLRQWMMRITAYSDRLLEDLDLLDWPDKVKAMQRNWIGRSVGAEVLFSAGSAAEAADIEVFTTRPDTLFGATYLVLAPEHDLVDSLVAEAWPADVDARWTSGAATPAEAVAAYRAAIAAKSDLERQENKTKTGVFIGAYATNPVNGQQVPIFIADYVLAGYGTGAIMAVPGHDQRDWEFATAFGLPIVEVIAGGDISESAHTGDGVLVNSDYLDGLAVADAKAAVTEKLVAAGRGQARVEFKLRDWLFARQRYWGEPFPIVYDADGRAHPLPDSALPVELPDVPDYSPVLFDPDNADSEPSPPLNKATDWVHVDLDLGDGLQPYTRDTNVMPQWAGSSWYELRYADPHNSEAFCAKENEAYWMGPRPEIHGAGDPGGVDLYVGGVEHAVLHLLYSRFWHKVLFDLGHVSSREPYRRLVNQGYIQAFAYTDSRGAYVPAAEVVEREGKFFWTGPDGEIEVNQEFGKIGKSLKNSVSPDEICEEYGADTLRVYEMSMGPLEASRPWATKDVVGAHRFLQRVWRVVVDETTGEPRVSDDELSDETLKQLHRTIAGVNEDYAALRNNTAAAKLIEYTNHLTKEGVTARAAVEPLVLMVAPLAPHLAEELWRRLGSAASLAHGPFPVADERYLVDDTVEYPVQVNGKVRGKIVVSADADKATLEAAALADEKVQAFLAGATPKKVIIVPGRLVNIVA is encoded by the coding sequence GTGGCCGTAGACGCCGACAGCCCGCAGCACCGTTACACCGCCGAACTGGCCGGCCGCATCGAGGCCGACTGGCAGCAGGTGTGGACAGACCGCGGGACCTTTCACGTGCCCAACCCAGTCGGCTCCCTCGCGCCCACCGACGGCTCGTCGGTGCCGGCCGACAAGATGTTCGTGCAGGACATGTTCCCGTACCCCTCGGGTGACGGTCTGCATGTCGGACACCCACTCGGCTACATCGCCACCGATGTATACGCCCGCTACTTCCGCATGACGGGCCGCAACGTCCTGCACGCCCTGGGTTTCGACGCCTTCGGCCTGCCCGCCGAGCAGTACGCGGTGCAGACGGGCACGCACCCGCGCACCCGGACCGAGGCCAACATCGTCAATTTCCGTCGGCAGCTGGGACGGCTGGGTCTGGGCCATGATGCGCGGCGCAGCTTCGCCACCACCGACACCGACTTCTACAAGTGGACGCAGTGGATCTTCCTCCAGATCTACAACGCCTGGTTCGACGTATCGCGGCAGAAGGCCCGGCCGGTCGCCGAGCTCATCGCCGAATTCGATTCCGGTGCAAGGACTCTCGATGACGGCCGGGACTGGTCGACGCTGTCCGCCGTCGAGCGGGCCGAGGTGGTCGATTCGTATCGCCTGGTGTACCGCTCCGACTCGATGGTGAACTGGTGCCCAGGTCTGGGCACCGTGCTGGCCAACGAGGAGGTCACCTCCGACGGGCGCAGTGAGCGCGGCAACTTCCCGGTGTTCCGGAAGCGCTTGCGGCAGTGGATGATGCGCATCACCGCGTACTCGGACCGCCTGCTCGAGGACCTGGACCTGCTGGACTGGCCCGACAAGGTCAAGGCCATGCAGCGCAACTGGATCGGCCGCTCCGTCGGTGCCGAGGTGCTGTTCTCCGCGGGCTCGGCGGCTGAGGCTGCCGACATCGAGGTCTTCACCACCCGGCCCGACACCCTGTTCGGTGCCACCTACCTGGTGCTGGCTCCCGAACACGACCTGGTCGATTCGCTGGTGGCCGAGGCCTGGCCCGCCGACGTCGACGCTCGGTGGACCTCCGGCGCGGCCACCCCGGCCGAGGCCGTCGCGGCCTATCGCGCCGCCATCGCCGCGAAGTCGGACCTGGAGCGCCAGGAGAACAAGACCAAGACCGGTGTGTTCATCGGCGCCTACGCCACGAATCCCGTTAATGGACAACAGGTTCCAATCTTCATCGCGGACTACGTGCTGGCGGGCTACGGCACCGGCGCCATCATGGCGGTGCCCGGCCACGACCAGCGTGACTGGGAGTTCGCCACGGCGTTCGGCCTGCCCATCGTGGAAGTCATTGCCGGTGGGGATATTTCAGAGTCCGCGCACACCGGCGACGGCGTGCTGGTCAACTCGGATTACCTCGACGGCCTGGCCGTCGCCGACGCCAAGGCTGCCGTCACCGAGAAGCTGGTCGCGGCCGGCCGGGGCCAGGCCCGCGTCGAATTCAAGCTCCGCGACTGGCTTTTCGCGCGTCAGCGGTACTGGGGCGAGCCGTTCCCCATCGTCTACGACGCCGACGGCCGGGCCCACCCGCTGCCGGATTCGGCGCTGCCCGTCGAGTTGCCGGACGTGCCCGACTACTCGCCGGTGCTGTTCGACCCGGACAACGCCGACAGCGAGCCGTCACCGCCGCTGAACAAGGCCACCGATTGGGTGCACGTCGACCTGGATCTGGGTGACGGGCTGCAGCCCTACACCCGCGACACCAACGTCATGCCGCAGTGGGCCGGCAGCTCCTGGTACGAGCTGCGCTACGCCGACCCGCACAACTCGGAAGCGTTCTGCGCCAAGGAGAACGAGGCGTACTGGATGGGTCCGCGGCCCGAGATCCACGGGGCCGGTGACCCGGGTGGCGTCGACCTGTACGTCGGCGGCGTCGAGCATGCGGTGCTGCACCTGCTGTACTCGCGGTTCTGGCACAAGGTGCTGTTCGACCTCGGCCACGTATCGTCTCGGGAGCCGTACCGCCGCCTGGTCAACCAGGGCTACATCCAGGCGTTCGCCTACACCGACTCCCGCGGCGCGTACGTTCCGGCCGCGGAAGTTGTTGAGCGCGAAGGCAAGTTCTTCTGGACCGGTCCGGACGGCGAGATCGAGGTCAACCAGGAGTTCGGCAAGATCGGCAAGAGCCTGAAGAACTCCGTCTCGCCCGACGAGATCTGCGAGGAATACGGCGCCGACACCCTGCGCGTCTACGAGATGTCGATGGGCCCGCTGGAGGCTTCCCGGCCGTGGGCCACCAAGGACGTCGTCGGCGCACACCGGTTCCTGCAACGCGTGTGGCGCGTCGTCGTCGACGAAACCACTGGTGAGCCAAGGGTTTCCGACGACGAGTTGTCCGACGAGACGCTCAAGCAGTTGCACCGCACCATCGCCGGCGTGAACGAGGACTACGCGGCGTTGCGCAACAACACCGCCGCGGCCAAGCTCATCGAGTACACGAACCACCTCACCAAGGAGGGTGTCACCGCCCGCGCCGCGGTCGAGCCGCTGGTGCTGATGGTCGCGCCACTGGCCCCGCACCTGGCCGAGGAACTGTGGCGCCGCCTCGGCAGCGCCGCGTCACTGGCACACGGCCCGTTCCCGGTCGCCGACGAGCGCTACCTGGTCGACGACACCGTCGAGTACCCGGTGCAGGTCAACGGCAAGGTGCGCGGCAAGATCGTCGTCTCCGCCGATGCGGACAAGGCCACGCTGGAAGCCGCGGCCCTCGCCGATGAGAAGGTGCAGGCCTTCCTCGCCGGCGCGACGCCGAAGAAGGTCATCATCGTGCCCGGCCGGCTGGTCAACATCGTCGCTTGA
- a CDS encoding LpqN/LpqT family lipoprotein yields the protein MFENARPWRLLAGGIAAGLAGVVGFAGNVASAEPLPPQPVIPAPATVTQTVTVQAAPAPVAAAQPAGPAFIPAGQPAGVPQPATIPQPAVAQPVPAPAPAPVLAPAASGTIVDYFRAHNVAMQRQTAPGFTALNIVLPVPPGWAAVPDPNVPDAFAVIADRVGGDGLYTSNAALQVYKLVGDFDPREAISHGFIDSQQQVAWRSTDGSMADFYGMPSSIIEGTYRENNMTLNTSRRHIIATSGADRYLVTLAVTTSAQVTVASGNATDAIVNGFKVSVPGAPAAAPAPAAVPAPAAIPAPAAIPAPAPAAPAPAAPAPMVPAPAAVPPHTAGAVPLTASIPALGR from the coding sequence ATGTTCGAGAACGCCCGCCCCTGGAGACTTCTGGCAGGAGGTATCGCCGCGGGCCTCGCGGGCGTCGTCGGCTTCGCAGGCAACGTCGCATCCGCCGAACCGCTCCCGCCCCAGCCCGTCATCCCGGCCCCCGCGACGGTGACCCAGACCGTCACCGTGCAGGCCGCACCGGCGCCGGTGGCTGCGGCGCAACCGGCCGGGCCCGCCTTCATCCCCGCCGGTCAGCCCGCCGGGGTCCCGCAGCCGGCCACGATTCCCCAGCCGGCGGTGGCCCAACCGGTCCCCGCCCCCGCTCCGGCCCCGGTCCTCGCGCCGGCCGCCTCGGGCACCATCGTCGACTACTTCCGCGCCCACAACGTCGCCATGCAGCGGCAGACGGCGCCGGGCTTCACCGCACTGAACATCGTCTTGCCGGTGCCTCCGGGTTGGGCCGCTGTCCCGGATCCCAACGTGCCGGACGCCTTCGCCGTCATCGCGGACCGCGTCGGCGGCGACGGCCTCTACACCTCGAACGCCGCGCTGCAGGTCTACAAGCTGGTGGGCGACTTCGACCCGCGGGAAGCCATCAGTCACGGGTTCATCGACAGCCAGCAGCAGGTCGCGTGGCGGTCCACCGACGGTTCGATGGCCGATTTCTACGGCATGCCGTCGTCGATCATCGAAGGCACCTACCGCGAGAACAACATGACGCTGAACACCTCGCGGCGGCACATCATCGCGACGTCGGGCGCGGACCGCTACCTGGTGACGCTGGCGGTGACGACCAGCGCGCAGGTGACCGTGGCCTCCGGCAACGCCACCGACGCCATCGTCAACGGGTTCAAGGTCAGCGTCCCAGGCGCGCCCGCCGCCGCACCAGCGCCGGCCGCCGTACCCGCGCCCGCTGCCATACCCGCGCCCGCTGCCATACCCGCGCCCGCTCCCGCCGCGCCGGCGCCGGCCGCACCCGCACCAATGGTTCCGGCTCCGGCCGCCGTCCCGCCGCACACCGCCGGGGCCGTGCCCCTCACCGCATCGATTCCCGCCCTGGGCCGCTGA
- a CDS encoding YqgE/AlgH family protein, whose product MEGVAQSEEPEDYRDFAPASHGIRAGTLLLANTDLLEPTFRRSVIYIVEHNSGGTLGVVLNRPSETAVYNVLPQWAKLAKKPKSMFIGGPVKRDSALCLATVKVGVDAASVPGLRHVQGRIAMVDLDAEPEDIEDAVEGVRIYAGYSGWSVGQLDGEIERDDWIVLSALPSDVLVAPRVDLWSRVLRRQPMPMAMLATHPIDVSRN is encoded by the coding sequence ATGGAGGGCGTGGCGCAGTCAGAGGAACCGGAGGATTACCGTGATTTCGCTCCCGCCTCGCATGGGATTCGGGCGGGGACTCTGCTGCTCGCCAATACCGACTTGCTGGAGCCGACGTTCCGGCGCAGCGTCATCTACATCGTCGAGCACAACTCCGGTGGCACGCTCGGCGTCGTCCTGAACCGGCCCAGCGAGACGGCTGTCTACAACGTGTTGCCGCAGTGGGCGAAGCTCGCCAAGAAACCCAAGTCCATGTTCATCGGCGGTCCGGTGAAGCGCGATTCCGCGCTGTGCCTGGCGACCGTGAAGGTCGGCGTCGACGCGGCCTCGGTCCCCGGGCTGCGGCACGTCCAGGGCCGCATCGCGATGGTCGATCTGGATGCCGAGCCGGAGGACATCGAAGACGCCGTCGAGGGCGTCCGGATCTACGCCGGCTACTCCGGGTGGTCCGTGGGCCAGCTCGACGGTGAGATCGAGCGAGACGACTGGATCGTGCTGTCGGCGCTGCCGTCGGACGTCCTGGTGGCACCGCGGGTGGATCTGTGGTCGCGGGTGTTACGGCGTCAGCCGATGCCCATGGCGATGCTGGCGACGCACCCGATCGATGTGAGCAGGAACTAG